In the genome of Abyssalbus ytuae, the window TGAAATTAAATGGACTGCAACCAGGGCTGATTTAATTTTTGGTTCTAATTCTGAATTAAGAGCTATTGCAGAAGTTTATGCAAGTAATGATGCAAAAGAAAAATTTGTGAAAGATTTTATTGCTGCTTGGGTTAAAGTAATGAACCTGGATAGATTTGATTTGATTCAAGTATAAAAACAGGTTTTAATAATCAGTTAAACTTCCTGAAGCAACAAAATATAATATGTAATAACGGTTTGAGCTAAAAACTCAAACCGTTTACTTTTCTTTATCTAATCAAAAATAAAAAAGACTTAAAATAAGATCTAAAATGAGTGTTTAATAAAACCGGAAAAAAGAGTGACTGTAGATTTACTAAGTGAGCTAATTTTTGAAACTAATTACAAAAACTACACAAAATATTTTAAAGCCATTTTTTTCTTTTAAAATAAAAAATCATGCCTATAAAAATTAAAATCATTATGCCCCAAACCGTATAATATCCGTTTTTATAATGAAGTTCCGGCATATTTTCAAAATTCATTCCGTAAACCCCAACAATAAAAGTCAATGGTATAAATATGGTGGCAATTATAGTTAACACTTTCATGATATTATTCATTTTATTGCTCACGCTGCTCATATACATATCCATGAGCCCCCAAAGCATATCACGGTATGTCTCTATAGTTTCAATAACTTGTATAGTATGGTCGTACAAATCCCTGTAATATGTTTGGGTGTTTTCAGTAATAAAATGATTGTCTGATTTTTCTAATCGTCCTACTACTTCTCTTAACGGGAATATTGATCTTCTAATATTGAGTGATTCTCTTTTTAACCTTTGTATTTGATGTACCAAAATATCATTGGGATTATCTATAAGAGCTTCTTCCAAATCTTCTATTTTTTCCCCCAGGGTTTCCATAATTAAAAAATAATTGTCAACCACAGCATCCATCAGGCAAAAAAGCAAATAATCGGCTCCTTGTTTTCTTATCCGGCCTTTATCTTCTTTAATTCTGTTTCTTATGTGTTCAAATACATCCCCATCTGCTTCTTGAAAAGTTAAAACATAATTATCGCCCAATACCATAGAAACCTGTTCAACTTTTAAAACATCTTCTGTATTATAGTATAACATTTTAAAAACTGCAAACATGCAATTTTCATATTCATCAAGTTTGGGTCTCTGCCCCACATTTACTATATCTTCAAGAAGTAACGGATGAAGTTCAAAATGATCGCCCAATTTTTCTATTGCATTTACATGCCTTAATCCGTTAACATTAATCCAGGTAACAGTATCAGTTGTTTTAATTTCCAATCCTTCTTCTACCCTGTCTAGTTCCCTGATTTTTACAGTTTCTTCATTATAATCATATACTTCGATAAAAAGTTCGGAGGTTTCTTTTTCACCTGTGTAAGTTATAGTACCGGGAGAAGCCCCGATCTTCTTCTTTATTTTTGACGGCTTTTTTGAAAAAAGTTTTTTTGTTTTTTTTATCATGAAGATATTTTTTCTTTAACCACCTATAAATATAAATAAAACAAAAAAAGCATCATATTTTTTTGATGCTCTTTAAGATAAACTATTTAATTCCTTTATTAAGCAAACAAAGGCCTGTCACTCATAAGGTTATTAATTTTTCCGGCTATGGCTTCCAGTTTTTCTTCATTATTATGACTCATTAAGGCCTCATCTATAAAACTTACAATTTCTTCCATATCCTCTTCTTTTAAACCTCTGGTGGTAATTGCTGCCGTTCCAACTCGTATACCACTGGTTACAAACGGGCTTTTATCATCAAAGGGTACCATATTCTTATTTACCGTAATATCCGCTTTTCCCAAAGCTTCCTCAGCTTCTTTCCCGCTAATATCTTTATTACGCAAGTCAATAAGCATCATATGATTGTCAGTTCCATTGGAAATAATGTTATACCCCCTGTCAATAAAAGCTTTTGCCATTGCCTGGGCATTCTTTTTAATCTGAATAGCGTAATGTAAAAACTCTTCGGTTAAAGCTTCACCAAAAGCTATTGCTTTTGCAGCTATAATATGTTCTAATGGGCCTCCCTGATTACCCGGAAATACAGCACTATCCAACAAAGAAGACATTTTTCTCAGGCTTCCGTTTTTTAATTTTAATCCAAAAGGATTATCAAAATCTTTGCCCATTAAAATTAACCCACCCCTGGGTCCTCTTAATGTTTTATGGGTAGTAGTGGTAACTATATGACAATGAGGAATAGGATCATTTAAAATTCCTTTAGCAATAAGGCCGGCAGGATGCGAAATATCTGCCATTAAAATGGCTCCTACGCTATCAGCTATTTCCCTGAATCTTTTAAAATCTATATCTCTGGAATATGCAGATGCCCCTGCGATAATCAATTGTGGTTTTTCTTTTTTTGCTATTTCAGCAATATTATCATAATTGAGCCTTCCTGTTTCCTTCTCTACTCCGTAAAATACCGGATTATATAATTTTCCTGAAAAATTAACGGGAGAACCATGGGTTAAGTGGCCTCCGTGAGAGAGATCAAAACCTAAAATTTTATCTCCTGGTTTTAAACAGGCTGCAAACACTGCAGTATTTGCCTGAGAACCACTATGAGGCTGCACATTGGCCCATTCTGCCCCAAATAATTCTTTTGCTCTCTCTATGGCAATAGTTTCTATTTCATCAACAACCTCACACCCTCCATAGTAACGCTTACCGGGATACCCTTCAGCATATTTGTTTGTTAAAACCGAACCCGCAGCTTCCATTACCTGGCTACTTACAAAATTTTCGGATGCAATAAGTTCAATCCCGTGAATCTGGCGTTTTTTCTCCGCTTCAATAAGTTCAAAAATTAATTCGTCGCGTTGCATTTTAATGTGTTTCGTTAAAATAAAATGCAAAAGTAAAGAATAGATTCGGTAAATTAGTTGCAATTAATACTTTTAAGTGTAATTTTATCAAACAATAATTAACAATTTTGTCATGCCTAACACAGCAAACGATCCTAATAAAAAATCATGGTTACCTGTAGATAAAAATTCCGATTTTCCTATCCAGAATATTCCGTTTGGGGTATTTTTAACCAGGGATGATGTTATTACTATTGGTACCCGAATAGGAAATACTGCAATAGACTTAGGCGCCTTACACCAACTTGGTTATTTTGAAGGGATACCTCTAACAGATGATATTTTTTTACAAGACACCTTAAATGATTTTATTTCTGACGGAAAAAAAACCTGGCGACTTGTACGAAATCGCATTAGTGAAATTTTTGATCATAATAATCCTAAGCTAAGAGAAAATGAAGACCATAAACGCATTGTCCTTTTCTCCCTTAATGAAATTGAAATGCAACTTCCCGTTCATATTGGGGATTATACAGACTTTTTCAGCAGCAAAGAATACGCTGCCAATATGCAAAGTTTATTAAATGAAGGGGAACATGATATTTTACCCAACTGGTTACATATTCCTATTGGTTATCATGGTAGAAGCTCCTCTATTATAGCTTCCGGTTTACCCGTTTACAGACCCGTAGGACAAATATTACCCGAAGGAGCCTCTACTCCTATTCTAAAGCCTTCTCAATCTGTTGATTTTGAATTGGAAATGGCTTTTATTACCACCGATGCAAACTTATTGGGAGAATCTATCCCTGTAGACCAGGCAGAAAATTATATTTTTGGAATGGTACTGTTTAATGACTGGAGTGCCCGCGATATTCAAAAGTGGGAATTCATACCTTTGGGACCATTTTTATCTAAAAATTTTGCAGGTTCTATTTCTCCATGGATTGTCACCATGGATGCCCTGGAACCTTTTAGGATGGATGGTCCCCATCAAGACCCTAAACCTTTACCTTATTTACAATTTAAAGGTAAAAAAAGTTTTGATATAAATCTGGAGGTTGATATTACACCGGAAAATGGTGAAGCCGTTACTGTGACTAAAAGTAATTTTAAGTATATGTATTGGAATATGGCTCAGCAACTGGCACACCATACTATAAATGGTTGTAAGATTAACAGTGGTGATATGATGGGCAGTGGGACAATAACAGGGCCTATGGCCAACAGTTGCGGTTCCATGCTGGAACTCACATGGAAGGGCGAAAAACCCATAAAAATGAAAGACGGTTCAAGCAGAACTTTTATTGAAGACGGAGATACGGTTACTTTAAGAGGATACTGTAAAAATGATTCTGTAAGAATTGGATTTGGTGAAGTTTACAATAAACTTCTCCCCTCTTCAAAAAAAATAATTAAATGATTATCAATTGATTATAATCACATATTGAATTTGTAATCGGTTTGGCACTGTAATTGTTTTTTCTCCCTAAATCACAAAACACAGCCTATGAAAAAAAGTTTACTATTATTAATTACCATTACATTATTTTCATGTAGCGGTGTCAAGAAAACTCAGGAAGCAATAAACTCTGGTGATTATAACACTGCCATAAGTAAAGCATTAGAGAAACTAAGAGAGAACAAACAAAAAAAGGGAAATCAACCCTATGTATTATTGTTGGAAGATGCTTATGCCAAAATGATTGAAAGAGAAACCCAGGAAATTAAATTTTTACAACAAGAAGGTAATCCTGCTAATTTTGAGAAAATTTTTCAGGTTTACACTCACCTAAAGAATGTTCAACAACAAATAAAGCCTTTGCTCCCTTTGTACATTGTGGAAAAAAACAGGCAGGCGAGATTTAATTTTCAGAATTATTCAAATGAAATTATTATTGTTAAAAATAATCTTTCTCAATACTTATATGACAACGCCGGTAATTTATTAAAAAACAGCCGTAATAAGTCAGATTACCGAAAGGCTTATGAAGATTTAAGCTATCTGGATGAAATAAATCCTGATTACAAAGATGTAAAACAAAAAATTGAGGAGGCTCATTTGAAAGGAACCGATTTTGTTAAAGTATCAATGTATAATGACACAAAAATGATCATTCCGGAACGGCTGGAAGATGAATTACTCAACTTTAACACATATGGATTAGATGATATATGGACTGTTTATCACAGTAATCCCCTTAATGAAATAAAATACGACTATGAGATGGAAGTCTCTTTCAAAAGCATAAATATTTCTCCCGAACAGGTTCGCGAAAAAGAAGTAATTAAAGAAAAACAGATTGTGGACGGGTGGGAATATTTAAAAGATAAACGCGGGCAGATTGTAAAAGACAGTTTAGGTAACGAAATAAAAGTGGACAGATACAGAACGGTACGTTGTAATTTTTATCAATTCACCCAGTTTAAAGCTGTACAGGTAGGAGGCGAAGTTATTTTTAAAGACCTTACAACAAAACAAAATATAAACTCTTATCCTTTATCCAGTGAATTTGTATTTGAACACCTCTATGCAGATTATGACGGAGATAAAAGGGCTTTGGAAGATTCTTTTATAAAATTACTCGATGCCAGGGCAGTACCATTTCCCAGCAATGAACAAATGGTATATGATGCCGGAGAAGACATAAAGAAAAGAATTAAAAACATAATAACCCGGCATAAATTTAATTAGCAGGGCCTTATATTCTTGTTATTTTTTAATTGGCAGCCTGTTCTATATACTTACCCTGATTTAATAAATTATAATCATATTTTCAGCTGCAGGGATTTTCAACTTGAATTAAGTTATTCTCATGAAAAACACTGGAAAGGGAATAAATACTTCTTAAGCAAAAATGAAATTCCCTGCAACCAAATATAACTATGTCAAATTAACCATAGCCATACAGTTAAAATAACATACTATTTTTAGTCTGCACTATAAATTTTACCGTTATACTTCAAAGTATCTTTTACAAAAATTTTTCCTGCTTCAATATCACGTTCATACAAAACTATTTCTTTCCATCCTTTTTCATTTTCACTTATCCTGAAAGAAGGCAACCAATATTCCGGCTGGTAAACAGACAGATATTTTCCATCCTCACACTGTATATAAACACCAAATTTGCAATGGGTGGGATCAGAGCAATCTTTTAAATTAACAATAAGATCTTCTTTCCCATCATTATTCAAATCAATATTATGTGTTACATAGGGATCGCCTTCAGAATTAAAATCTTTTGGCGTAATGGTTACAAACTTTGAAGAAGCATCAAGATCAATAGAATATTTTTTTTTGTCAGCACAAATATCGGCCTGTGCAAAAGATATAAATACGGTAAATAATAAAGTACTAGTAAGGGCAAATTTATTTTTCATAATACTAAAAATACAACTTTCATAAATATTTTTCAATAGTATTAACATCTATATTTCCATGAGAGTCATGTTCCATAACTTTACTATCTTTTATAATAAGTAACTGCGGGCTTTCATGCCAAACATTATATAGTGATGCTATTTTATCAGACACCTCTCTATAATTCAATATATCAACAATATAAGGGGTAACTTTCTCTTCCGGATAGCTGTAATTTTGCTCAAAATTATTTAAAGCCAGCCTGCTAATACCACATCTTGTACTGTGCTTAAAAATTACAATAAGTTTTTCTTCAGATTCTTTATTTAATTCTTCTATTTGAATTAAACTGTTTAGGTTTACCCATTTAATTTTTGAAACACTTTTTGTCAAATCAGATGGTGTAAAAAATTTATCAAATAATCCCATATTAAATTTTCTTTTTCTCGCAGTGAATATACATAAATTGTACCTTTAAGTCTTATCTATCCTAATATCCTTACATAAGACAATTTGTCTTGTTTTTAATGTGGTTAAAAGACATTTTGTCTGATATTCCGGCATGGAATAACTATTGCCCACTACAAAACAAAAAGAAAGAAAGAAAATCCAGAAAATATGAATTTTAACAATTTTACAATAAAATCGCAAGAGGCCATCCAGCATGCTCAGCAAATTGCACAAGGATATGGCCATCAACAAATTGAGAATGAACATATTTTCAAAGCAATCTTTGAAGTTGATGAAAATGTTCTGCCTTTTTTGTTGAAAAAACTGAATGTTAATATTGATTTATTAAAACAGGTTCTTGACAGTACTTTAAATAGTTTTTCAAAAGTCAGCGGTGGAGAATTGATGTTGTCCCGCGATGCCGGATCAGCCCTAACTGAAGCCGGTATTATAGCAAAAAAAATGAACGATGAGTTTGTTTCCATTGAACATTTAATACTCGCTATTTTTAAATCAAAAAGTAAAATATCACAAATCCTGAAAGACCAGGGTGTCACGGAAAAAGGTTTACAAGCGGCCATAGCCGAATTACGTAAGGGAGACAGGGTTACTACAGCCAGTGCTGAGGAAACCTATAATTCTTTAAATAAATATGCTAAAAACCTTAACCAGTTAGCAAACGATGGAAAATTGGATCCTGTGATTGGTCGTGATGAGGAAATAAGAAGAATTTTACAGATTTTATCCCGTAGAACCAAAAACAATCCTATTCTCGTGGGAGAACCCGGTACTGGTAAAACTGCAATTGCCGAAGGTTTAGCTCACAGGATTGTTCAGGGAGATGTTCCTGAAAACCTAAAAGACAAGCAAATATATGCATTAGATATGGGAGCTCTTATTGCCGGGGCAAAATATAAAGGTGAATTTGAAGAAAGGCTAAAAGCCGTAATCAAAGAAGTTACTTCGTCCGATGGGAATATAGTTTTATTTATTGACGAAATACACACCCTGGTAGGAGCCGGTGGCGGAGAAGGTGCCATGGATGCAGCAAACATACTTAAACCTGCACTGGCACGAGGTGAGTTAAGAGCTATCGGAGCCACTACATTGGATGAATATCAAAAATACTTTGAAAAAGATAAAGCACTTGAAAGACGTTTTCAAAAAGTAACCGTTAATGAACCGGATACCGAAAGTGCCATTTCTATTTTAAGAGGTATTAAAGAAAAATATGAAACACACCATAAAGTAAGAATTAAAGATGAAGCCATTATCGCTGCGGTAGAGTTATCTCAACGATATATAACAAACCGTTTCTTACCCGATAAAGCAATAGATCTGATGGATGAAGCAGCTTCTAAACTCCGGATGGAAATAAATTCCAAACCGGAAGATTTAGATGTTTTAGACAGAAGGATAATGCAGCTCGAAATAGAAATAGAAGCCATCAAACGGGAAAATGACGAAGTTAAATTAAAAGCCCTCAATGCCGACCTTGCCAATTTAAAAGAAGAGCGTAATGAAATTTTTGCCAAATGGCAAAGTGAAAAAGAGGTAGTTGATAATATCCAAAACACAAAAGAGGAAATTGAAAACTACAAAATTGAAGCGGAACGGGCTGAAAGGGATGGTGATTATGGAAAAGTTGCCGAATTACGTTACGGTAAAATTAAAGAATCCCAAACAAAACTGGAAGCCTTACAAAAGCAGTTACAGGAACAGCAAACCTCCGGTAGTTCTTTAATTAAAGAAGAAGTGACCAATGAGGATATTGCCGAAGTAGTCGCTAAATGGACAGGCATACCAGTCACAAAAATGCTTCAAAGTGAACGTGAAAAACTTCTTAACTTAGAAGACGAATTACATAAAAGAGTAGTAGGACAGGAAGAAGCAATTCAGGCTGTTTCTGATGCCATAAGGCGTAGCAGGGCCGGTTTGCAGGATTCAAAAAAGCCTATTGGTTCCTTTTTGTTTCTGGGAACTACCGGGGTTGGTAAAACCGAACTGGCAAAAGCCCTCGCTGAATATCTTTTTGATGATGAAAATGCAATGACACGTATTGATATGAGTGAATACCAGGAACGCCACGCTGTTAGCAGACTGGTGGGTGCCCCTCCCGGGTATGTAGGATATGATGAAGGAGGCCAGCTTACTGAAGCAGTGAGAAGAAGGCCATATTCAGTTGTGTTACTTGACGAAATAGAAAAAGCACATCCTGATACCTTCAACATTCTTTTACAAGTATTGGATGAAGGCAGGCTTACAGATAATAAAGGACGTCTGGCCGACTTTAAAAACACAATAATAATAATGACCAGTAATATGGGCAGTCACATTATCCAGGAACGGTTTGAAGCTGCCAACGATATCCACAGTGCCATTGAAGCGGCAAAAGTGGATGTTATAGGGTTATTAAAGCAAAGTGTAAGGCCTGAATTTCTGAATAGGATAGACGACATTATCATGTTTACACCACTAAGTAAAAACAATATTCACGATATTGTTAAATTACAGCTGAAAGGAGTTATGAAAATGGTTTCCAAACAAGGAATTACCCTGGATGCTACTGAGGAAGCAGTTTCCTATCTGGCAACAAAAGGTTATGACCCTCAATATGGTGCAAGACCTGTAAAAAGGATTATTCAGAAAGAAGTTCTTAACGAGTTGTCAAAAGAGATCCTAAGTGGTAAAATCAGTACAGATTCTATTATATTATTAGATGCTTTTGATGAAAAACTTGTATTTAGAAATCAAAATGATTTGGTAGAAAAATAAGTAAACCGGTAAAAAGCAACTCAATTTTT includes:
- the ytxJ gene encoding bacillithiol system redox-active protein YtxJ, giving the protein MGLFDKFFTPSDLTKSVSKIKWVNLNSLIQIEELNKESEEKLIVIFKHSTRCGISRLALNNFEQNYSYPEEKVTPYIVDILNYREVSDKIASLYNVWHESPQLLIIKDSKVMEHDSHGNIDVNTIEKYL
- the glyA gene encoding serine hydroxymethyltransferase encodes the protein MQRDELIFELIEAEKKRQIHGIELIASENFVSSQVMEAAGSVLTNKYAEGYPGKRYYGGCEVVDEIETIAIERAKELFGAEWANVQPHSGSQANTAVFAACLKPGDKILGFDLSHGGHLTHGSPVNFSGKLYNPVFYGVEKETGRLNYDNIAEIAKKEKPQLIIAGASAYSRDIDFKRFREIADSVGAILMADISHPAGLIAKGILNDPIPHCHIVTTTTHKTLRGPRGGLILMGKDFDNPFGLKLKNGSLRKMSSLLDSAVFPGNQGGPLEHIIAAKAIAFGEALTEEFLHYAIQIKKNAQAMAKAFIDRGYNIISNGTDNHMMLIDLRNKDISGKEAEEALGKADITVNKNMVPFDDKSPFVTSGIRVGTAAITTRGLKEEDMEEIVSFIDEALMSHNNEEKLEAIAGKINNLMSDRPLFA
- the clpB gene encoding ATP-dependent chaperone ClpB; amino-acid sequence: MNFNNFTIKSQEAIQHAQQIAQGYGHQQIENEHIFKAIFEVDENVLPFLLKKLNVNIDLLKQVLDSTLNSFSKVSGGELMLSRDAGSALTEAGIIAKKMNDEFVSIEHLILAIFKSKSKISQILKDQGVTEKGLQAAIAELRKGDRVTTASAEETYNSLNKYAKNLNQLANDGKLDPVIGRDEEIRRILQILSRRTKNNPILVGEPGTGKTAIAEGLAHRIVQGDVPENLKDKQIYALDMGALIAGAKYKGEFEERLKAVIKEVTSSDGNIVLFIDEIHTLVGAGGGEGAMDAANILKPALARGELRAIGATTLDEYQKYFEKDKALERRFQKVTVNEPDTESAISILRGIKEKYETHHKVRIKDEAIIAAVELSQRYITNRFLPDKAIDLMDEAASKLRMEINSKPEDLDVLDRRIMQLEIEIEAIKRENDEVKLKALNADLANLKEERNEIFAKWQSEKEVVDNIQNTKEEIENYKIEAERAERDGDYGKVAELRYGKIKESQTKLEALQKQLQEQQTSGSSLIKEEVTNEDIAEVVAKWTGIPVTKMLQSEREKLLNLEDELHKRVVGQEEAIQAVSDAIRRSRAGLQDSKKPIGSFLFLGTTGVGKTELAKALAEYLFDDENAMTRIDMSEYQERHAVSRLVGAPPGYVGYDEGGQLTEAVRRRPYSVVLLDEIEKAHPDTFNILLQVLDEGRLTDNKGRLADFKNTIIIMTSNMGSHIIQERFEAANDIHSAIEAAKVDVIGLLKQSVRPEFLNRIDDIIMFTPLSKNNIHDIVKLQLKGVMKMVSKQGITLDATEEAVSYLATKGYDPQYGARPVKRIIQKEVLNELSKEILSGKISTDSIILLDAFDEKLVFRNQNDLVEK
- the fahA gene encoding fumarylacetoacetase, yielding MPNTANDPNKKSWLPVDKNSDFPIQNIPFGVFLTRDDVITIGTRIGNTAIDLGALHQLGYFEGIPLTDDIFLQDTLNDFISDGKKTWRLVRNRISEIFDHNNPKLRENEDHKRIVLFSLNEIEMQLPVHIGDYTDFFSSKEYAANMQSLLNEGEHDILPNWLHIPIGYHGRSSSIIASGLPVYRPVGQILPEGASTPILKPSQSVDFELEMAFITTDANLLGESIPVDQAENYIFGMVLFNDWSARDIQKWEFIPLGPFLSKNFAGSISPWIVTMDALEPFRMDGPHQDPKPLPYLQFKGKKSFDINLEVDITPENGEAVTVTKSNFKYMYWNMAQQLAHHTINGCKINSGDMMGSGTITGPMANSCGSMLELTWKGEKPIKMKDGSSRTFIEDGDTVTLRGYCKNDSVRIGFGEVYNKLLPSSKKIIK
- the corA gene encoding magnesium/cobalt transporter CorA, translating into MIKKTKKLFSKKPSKIKKKIGASPGTITYTGEKETSELFIEVYDYNEETVKIRELDRVEEGLEIKTTDTVTWINVNGLRHVNAIEKLGDHFELHPLLLEDIVNVGQRPKLDEYENCMFAVFKMLYYNTEDVLKVEQVSMVLGDNYVLTFQEADGDVFEHIRNRIKEDKGRIRKQGADYLLFCLMDAVVDNYFLIMETLGEKIEDLEEALIDNPNDILVHQIQRLKRESLNIRRSIFPLREVVGRLEKSDNHFITENTQTYYRDLYDHTIQVIETIETYRDMLWGLMDMYMSSVSNKMNNIMKVLTIIATIFIPLTFIVGVYGMNFENMPELHYKNGYYTVWGIMILIFIGMIFYFKRKKWL